The Motilibacter peucedani DNA window GGTGCCGTGGGAGGCGACGGCGCCCGACCCGGGCTCGCCGCCGATCTCCTTCGCCGCGACGGTGCGCTTCCTGCGGGCCGAGGCGCGGGCCGGGCGGGCGCTGCCCTTCGTCGTGACCTACGACGGCGTCCTCGTCGGTCAGGTCACCGTCAGCGGCATCACCCGCGGGTCGCTGTGCTCGGCGCAGGTCGGCTACTGGGTCGACTCGGCGATGGCCGGCCGCGGCATCATCCCGACCGCGGTGGCCATGGTCGTCGACCACTGCTTCGGCCCGGTCGGCCTGCACCGCGTCGAGATCAACATCCGGCCCGAGAACGCTGCGTCGCTGCGGGTCGTCGAGAAGCTCGGCTTCCGCGACGAGGGGGTGCGCCGGCGGCTGCTCCACATCGACGGCGACTGGCGCGACCACCGCTCCTTCGCGCTGCTGCGCGAGGAGGTCCCGGGTGGTCTGCGCTCGCGGTGGCGCGCGGTCCGGCAGTCCTCCGGCTGAGCGTCCGCCCCGTCGCGGTGCGGTTGTGACGGCTGTGACTGGTGCGACACGCCGGGCGTCCCTCG harbors:
- a CDS encoding GNAT family N-acetyltransferase; translated protein: MTAPGWPAELDEGPVGLRPLRRRDAEAWRELRSRNARWLVPWEATAPDPGSPPISFAATVRFLRAEARAGRALPFVVTYDGVLVGQVTVSGITRGSLCSAQVGYWVDSAMAGRGIIPTAVAMVVDHCFGPVGLHRVEINIRPENAASLRVVEKLGFRDEGVRRRLLHIDGDWRDHRSFALLREEVPGGLRSRWRAVRQSSG